The proteins below come from a single Eubacterium limosum genomic window:
- a CDS encoding GHMP kinase: MRTVTVKSPGSCGEFIQGIYQEQPCLVSCPIDLYSNIRIVEGPATRMLDTKAVQMLDLIFSEYSIPREEKHHINIQMSSEIPIEKGMASSTADIAGIARGLSAYYDLGLSDKTIAELCVFIEPTDNIMFERLNLFNHVCGDVLMNFEAQLEAQILIVEFKGAVNTMNFHRQQDGYTREEVDRFEAVLKLFKQGLQDKNLNAIGRACTESARLNQKILYKPHLEALAALSEEFGGHGVITGHSGTVIGVLYSEEAFDYTAFMQRFLNVVPKKDYDALFLKNIIPGGLRVSIEN, translated from the coding sequence GTGAGAACAGTAACGGTTAAATCACCGGGCTCCTGCGGAGAATTTATCCAGGGGATCTATCAGGAACAGCCGTGCCTTGTATCCTGCCCCATCGACCTTTATTCCAATATCCGTATTGTGGAAGGGCCAGCTACACGTATGCTCGACACCAAGGCGGTTCAAATGCTTGATCTGATCTTTTCAGAATACAGCATTCCAAGAGAGGAAAAGCATCATATCAATATCCAGATGTCCTCGGAAATTCCCATTGAAAAAGGGATGGCCAGCAGTACTGCGGATATCGCCGGGATTGCCAGAGGGCTGAGTGCCTACTATGATCTGGGCCTCAGCGACAAAACTATCGCGGAGCTCTGCGTGTTTATCGAGCCGACCGATAATATAATGTTTGAACGGCTGAATCTTTTCAACCATGTGTGCGGCGATGTGCTGATGAATTTTGAGGCACAGCTTGAAGCGCAGATTTTGATTGTGGAGTTCAAGGGAGCCGTCAACACCATGAATTTTCATCGTCAGCAGGATGGCTACACGCGCGAGGAGGTCGATCGGTTTGAAGCGGTCCTGAAGCTTTTTAAACAGGGGCTGCAGGATAAAAACCTCAACGCGATCGGGCGTGCCTGTACCGAAAGCGCCCGGTTAAACCAGAAGATTTTATACAAGCCCCATCTTGAAGCGCTTGCAGCCTTGTCTGAGGAATTTGGCGGACACGGGGTTATTACTGGCCACAGTGGCACGGTTATCGGCGTGCTTTACAGCGAGGAGGCCTTTGACTACACTGCTTTTATGCAGCGATTTTTGAACGTTGTCCCTAAGAAGGATTACGACGCGCTGTTTTTGAAGAATATTATTCCCGGCGGCCTGAGAGTTTCCATAGAAAACTGA
- a CDS encoding precorrin-8X methylmutase — translation MTAYINNPKEIEKRSFEIITEELGGKTFPPEIADIVKRVIHTTADFEYADLIEFKNNAVESGLKALEAGKKIYADTSMIKVAVNRKALADHQLEIVNYVHDEDVAKAAKERGVTRSTVGMEKALDDDSVGIFAIGNAPTALYKLIEFIKEGKAKPDLIVGAPIGFVGAAESKEALDELDALGVPYIRINGRKGGSPVVAAILNAMLYKLGRDW, via the coding sequence ATGACAGCTTATATCAACAACCCGAAAGAAATTGAAAAAAGAAGCTTTGAGATTATTACCGAGGAGCTCGGCGGAAAGACCTTTCCGCCGGAGATCGCGGATATTGTAAAACGTGTGATTCACACTACCGCTGATTTTGAGTACGCAGACCTGATTGAATTTAAAAACAACGCGGTTGAGAGCGGTTTGAAAGCCCTTGAGGCCGGTAAAAAAATCTATGCGGATACCAGCATGATCAAGGTTGCGGTCAACCGTAAAGCACTGGCAGACCATCAACTTGAGATTGTCAACTATGTTCACGATGAGGATGTTGCAAAGGCCGCCAAGGAGCGAGGGGTTACCCGCTCAACCGTAGGCATGGAAAAAGCCCTGGATGACGATTCGGTCGGTATTTTTGCCATTGGCAACGCGCCAACCGCGCTGTACAAGCTTATCGAATTTATCAAGGAAGGAAAAGCAAAGCCGGATTTAATTGTGGGTGCGCCCATCGGCTTTGTAGGTGCGGCAGAATCCAAGGAAGCACTCGACGAGTTGGACGCCCTGGGGGTTCCATACATTCGCATTAACGGCAGAAAGGGTGGAAGCCCGGTGGTTGCGGCGATTTTAAACGCCATGCTTTATAAATTAGGACGGGATTGGTAA